A genomic segment from Planctomycetaceae bacterium encodes:
- a CDS encoding alpha-L-fucosidase yields the protein MARKSVSKTAATAAKKPSIPDAHGDFTWFNDARFGMFIHWGLYAMPARHEWVKHVEQISTADYAKYYTRFDPDLYDPKAWAKAAREAGMKYFCITTKHHEGFCLWDSKYTDYKAPNTPCGKDLLRPMVDAFRDEGLHVGFYYSLIDWHHEQFGVDRIHPMRGNAEERKKNAKRDVSKYAQYMRDQVRELLTQFGKIDYLFFDFSYPGEDGKGWQDYESDKLLTMVRELQPHILVNDRLDLLDIPGGWDVKTPEQFMVRKPVTWKGKPVCWETCQTFSGSWGYHRDEQTWKSVDQLLMMLIDTTSKNGNVLLNVGPTARGEFDARAMDRLSGMGAWMQKHSRSIYGCGVAPGGFKAPNGTRLTYNAKTKRIYMHIFDWPIGSMGLDGFAGKVKYAQFLHDASEIRWSTQTHGHVGTDAEKDHNTIYLHLPVIRPNVAVPVVEMYL from the coding sequence ATGGCACGCAAGAGCGTTTCGAAGACTGCTGCAACGGCTGCGAAGAAACCGTCGATCCCCGACGCCCACGGCGACTTCACTTGGTTTAACGACGCACGATTCGGCATGTTCATTCACTGGGGGCTCTACGCCATGCCGGCGCGGCATGAGTGGGTCAAGCACGTCGAGCAGATCTCGACGGCTGACTACGCGAAGTACTACACCCGCTTCGATCCGGACCTGTACGACCCGAAGGCCTGGGCCAAGGCCGCCCGCGAAGCGGGGATGAAGTACTTCTGCATCACCACCAAGCACCACGAGGGCTTCTGTCTCTGGGACAGCAAGTACACCGACTACAAAGCCCCCAACACCCCTTGCGGCAAGGACCTCCTGCGGCCGATGGTCGACGCCTTCCGCGACGAAGGCCTGCACGTGGGCTTCTACTACTCGCTGATCGACTGGCACCACGAGCAGTTCGGCGTCGACCGCATCCACCCGATGCGCGGCAATGCCGAGGAGCGCAAGAAAAACGCCAAGCGCGACGTGTCGAAGTACGCCCAGTACATGCGCGACCAGGTGCGCGAGCTGCTGACGCAGTTCGGCAAGATCGACTACCTGTTCTTCGATTTCTCCTACCCCGGCGAAGACGGCAAGGGCTGGCAGGATTACGAAAGCGACAAGCTGCTGACGATGGTGCGCGAGCTCCAGCCGCACATCCTCGTCAACGACCGCCTGGACCTGCTGGACATCCCCGGCGGCTGGGACGTCAAGACGCCCGAGCAGTTCATGGTCCGCAAGCCCGTCACGTGGAAGGGCAAACCCGTCTGCTGGGAAACCTGCCAGACCTTCAGCGGCTCGTGGGGCTACCACCGCGACGAGCAGACCTGGAAGAGCGTCGATCAGTTGCTGATGATGCTCATCGACACCACCAGCAAGAACGGCAACGTGCTGCTCAACGTCGGCCCCACCGCCCGCGGCGAGTTCGACGCCCGCGCGATGGATCGTCTGTCGGGCATGGGCGCGTGGATGCAGAAGCACTCTCGCAGCATTTACGGATGCGGCGTCGCCCCGGGCGGCTTCAAGGCCCCCAACGGCACGCGCCTGACGTACAACGCCAAGACCAAGCGCATCTACATGCACATTTTCGACTGGCCTATCGGCAGCATGGGCCTGGACGGCTTTGCCGGCAAGGTCAAGTACGCCCAGTTCCTGCACGACGCCAGCGAGATCCGCTGGAGCACCCAGACGCACGGACACGTGGGCACCGATGCGGAAAAGGACCACAACACGATCTACCTGCACCTGCCGGTCATCCGCCCCAACGTGGCCGTGCCGGTGGTGGAGATGTATCTTTAG
- a CDS encoding alpha/beta fold hydrolase has translation MTYLRHILTAVLAAALGAAGCSTGGTFGALELIEPEVSPGRAALRMLGGPARMLKRGRIDAHRAVAAEDGTTIDVWVIKAKPGTPQADKPPAQRQAVVLLHPMMMSKSWFLSLGERLAAKGYDVVLPDLRAHGDSGGQYITWGALEKTDIKVVMDTLTAEGLVGPTIYVVGASLGACVAVQYAAIDPRCKGVLAMAPPTGIEGVANILGPLSTQDDLDSSINRAGSLGGFSTAEASAVRAAANLTCPLIVVHGALDMVVPIAHSREIFDAAKGPKQFITLPLADHTSVQVGRNGAIIEEIEMLKTMAPRP, from the coding sequence ATGACCTACCTGCGACACATCCTGACGGCCGTGCTGGCCGCGGCGCTGGGCGCGGCGGGGTGCTCCACCGGCGGAACCTTCGGCGCCCTGGAGTTGATCGAACCGGAAGTCTCGCCCGGACGCGCCGCCCTGCGAATGCTCGGCGGACCGGCTCGAATGCTCAAGAGAGGACGCATCGACGCCCATCGCGCCGTGGCCGCCGAGGACGGAACCACCATCGACGTCTGGGTCATCAAGGCCAAACCCGGCACGCCCCAGGCCGACAAACCCCCCGCCCAGCGCCAAGCCGTCGTCCTGCTCCACCCGATGATGATGAGCAAGTCCTGGTTCCTCTCGCTGGGCGAGCGGCTGGCCGCCAAAGGATACGACGTCGTCCTGCCCGACCTGCGCGCCCACGGCGACAGCGGCGGGCAGTACATCACCTGGGGCGCCCTGGAGAAAACCGACATCAAAGTCGTCATGGACACCCTGACGGCCGAGGGGCTCGTCGGACCGACGATCTACGTCGTCGGCGCCTCGCTGGGGGCGTGCGTAGCCGTGCAGTACGCCGCGATCGACCCACGGTGCAAGGGCGTGCTGGCGATGGCCCCGCCGACGGGCATCGAGGGCGTTGCCAACATCCTGGGACCCCTGTCGACCCAGGACGACCTCGACAGCAGCATCAACCGCGCCGGTTCGCTGGGCGGTTTCTCCACCGCCGAAGCCTCCGCCGTCCGGGCGGCCGCAAACCTCACCTGCCCGCTCATCGTCGTCCACGGGGCGCTGGACATGGTCGTGCCGATCGCACACAGCCGCGAAATCTTCGACGCCGCCAAAGGCCCCAAACAGTTCATCACCCTGCCCCTGGCCGACCACACCAGCGTCCAGGTCGGCCGCAACGGCGCCATCATCGAAGAAATCGAAATGCTCAAAACCATGGCCCCCCGCCCGTAG